The stretch of DNA GACTCGAAGCGCCTCCTCACGCAGCTCGCGGACGACGGGTTCGCAGAAGTCGAGGCTTTCGAAAAAATCGTTGACGATCTGCCACGTTCGATTAGCGGGCTTCGCGACATCGTCGCTGAAACCGTAGTTGGCGGGGACAGTGACCGTCCCCGCTAGCTTTCTTCGCTAAATCGCCGAGACGGTGACTGTCCCCGCTTTGATTCGAGTCGCGCCCCCTTGTCGCGAATGGTCGAGTTTCGCAACCTCGACGAATGGCAAACGAGAGACTTTTCACAGTCCCAGAGATCGCACGAAAGACCGGGGTCTCGCCCAAGCGCATCCGTTTCGCCGTCGCAGAGGGCCACCTCCGCGCTTGTGATCTGGGGACGCGCTGGTTGCGAATTCGTGGCTCCGACTTTGAACGCTGGATGGCGGCAACGCAAGTTCGACCGCCCGCGCCCACCCACCCGCTCTTGAGCGAGACAAAACCTTGAGTGAGGCAAGCCAAAAGCTCGAGCAGGTCCGCCGCGTATGCAACGAAATGGGAATCCCATTCGATGCGTCGCAGAAGCTCGCCATATCAACACGGCGTGCCGCGAGGCTCCTCGACTTAACAGACAAGGCATTCACGAAGCTTCTCACAGAAGATGGAATCCCCATCATCGACTTAGGACCGCGTGCTAGCCGTATCCTCGTCACCGACCTCGTAGAGCTACTCTTCCGACGCCGAGTCGTAAGAACCCCCAAGCGCACGGGTGATCTCGACGCAGATCAAACAAAATCCTGTAGAAGAGCACTTCAGGCCTGATCACCCTGCGCCGTACGTCATCATCACGGCCTTGAATGGCTCAATCTCGTAGAACGCACGCGCGGTCACCAAGTCCTCCTTGGAGACCGGCCCAGAAATGATGCGGGTACTATTCGTTCCGTAGGTTCGCTCGACCATACGCGAATCCTTGTGCCCAAGGTGCTGTGCCACGAATCCCAACGGTACGTGCGAAGACTTGAGCCAGTAGCAGAAGGAGTGCCGGAAGAGCAGCTGTTTCATCCTCAATCTGAGGGGTATACCGGCGCGCTCAAAAGCAACGACATACGCATCCTTCCAGGGTTCATACGGATGCGGTTTGGAGAGGCTGTTCGGGTCCGGGAACAGATGGGGACTGGTCAACCCGACCCGAAGTCGCTGCTCCTCTAGAATCGTGCGCGCAGTGGGAGGCACGGCCGAGTACCACTCGTTAGCCGTCTTGGTGGGCCCAATCGCTCTAGCCTCTCCGCCTTCGTCCTTCCTGCGACGACGCTTGGTTGCGCGATTAATCAGAACAACATTCTCGTCAATGCGATGGAGCCCATCGCGCGAAATCGCCGAGACCTCAGCCCAACGAAGTCCGAGTCTGAGTGCAATGCGAATTGACGGGAAGTACGCGCGCTCGACGTCGTCTTCGGGAGAAGCCAGAACTTTGTCGAGCGCGAACAGTTCGCTCGGGCTCAGCCACTCAATGTCCTTGGAACTCGTCGAGCTCAAGCGCCGTCGTTTGATCGTCATGTTGAGGAACGGCCACGTCACGTCCTTCGAGAGAAGACCATTTGCGACGGCATCCGCGAGGAGACGCTCCAGAATCCACATGCGGCCATTCGTACTCTCAGCACCCACCAACTCACCGTCCGGCCTCCGGGTCAGCTTTCCGCGGATGAGAGGGAGAACTGCTTCGGGCTGAGTGTTTGCGATCCGTTCAATCGACCAATCTCCGAGAAACTCCGTCAGTGCTCGAAGATGCGTGAGGTAGTTGACGGGAGGAGACTCCTTCTGGTCGTGGAGTCGAGCACGAAGACGATCGCGAAAGCGAGGAGCATATTCGGCGAGCAGGGTTCCAGCCCCGGCGTTTCGAATCTTCCGTGCCCCTAGACCGATCCCAAGCCGATCCTCGTACTCTTCTACTCGCGCATTCCAGCTGCCATCGCGGACAAGCCAGCCATAGTCTTGATCCTGCTCCGCGAGTTGCAGCACTTCGAGAACACGTGTTGAGAGCGTGAGATCGTTCGTGCAGAACGCGCGGCGGTAGAGCTTTCCCTCAATTGTCTTCGATCCGCAGCAAGAATGGGAGTAGCCGCCGCGAGGC from Myxococcales bacterium encodes:
- a CDS encoding helix-turn-helix domain-containing protein; its protein translation is MANERLFTVPEIARKTGVSPKRIRFAVAEGHLRACDLGTRWLRIRGSDFERWMAATQVRPPAPTHPLLSETKP
- a CDS encoding tyrosine-type recombinase/integrase yields the protein MQKSKKSAYSIKPRGGYSHSCCGSKTIEGKLYRRAFCTNDLTLSTRVLEVLQLAEQDQDYGWLVRDGSWNARVEEYEDRLGIGLGARKIRNAGAGTLLAEYAPRFRDRLRARLHDQKESPPVNYLTHLRALTEFLGDWSIERIANTQPEAVLPLIRGKLTRRPDGELVGAESTNGRMWILERLLADAVANGLLSKDVTWPFLNMTIKRRRLSSTSSKDIEWLSPSELFALDKVLASPEDDVERAYFPSIRIALRLGLRWAEVSAISRDGLHRIDENVVLINRATKRRRRKDEGGEARAIGPTKTANEWYSAVPPTARTILEEQRLRVGLTSPHLFPDPNSLSKPHPYEPWKDAYVVAFERAGIPLRLRMKQLLFRHSFCYWLKSSHVPLGFVAQHLGHKDSRMVERTYGTNSTRIISGPVSKEDLVTARAFYEIEPFKAVMMTYGAG